In Xanthomonas sp. SI, the following are encoded in one genomic region:
- a CDS encoding alpha/beta hydrolase, producing MNRVMATALLFALLAGCASYGQQRTQRASCREVSPLASECKAAEFIVLDGDGTAPAPALAFVEFDQKGVPYDPASIDDVIDKIAASAAQPPQGLLLVVFIHGWNHNAAQSDGNVIAFKAFLRQLQAQEQVLAVGKRRAVVGVYLGWQAKASDNSLLELLSYRDKKELGLTTGVEGVRGVLARLAELRRAAPESRLVLIGHSFGGGVLFAAVKDRIVATVGDPQARRQTAYGDLVILLNPAIEAEQFVALHQAVAQTTFRACEPLAMASFTSEADTALSGEFPRGMRLFYPQRLAAASADQAALITTAYGLYPPFSRYRLRVLPGATVQTALTPAAFTAAARTWGGFRAGTGAFALGGIELASSAAQAPQPWVPLLNVRVDKALIQEHNAIWDPKFAYFIRGLVGMEFAKGDACR from the coding sequence ATGAACCGAGTCATGGCAACGGCACTGCTGTTCGCGTTGCTGGCCGGCTGCGCCAGTTACGGCCAGCAACGGACGCAGCGGGCGAGCTGCCGAGAGGTCTCGCCCCTGGCCAGCGAGTGCAAGGCGGCGGAATTCATCGTGCTGGATGGGGATGGCACGGCGCCGGCGCCGGCGCTGGCCTTCGTCGAGTTCGACCAGAAGGGCGTGCCATACGATCCAGCGTCGATCGACGACGTCATCGACAAGATCGCCGCGAGCGCCGCGCAGCCGCCGCAAGGCCTGCTGCTGGTCGTGTTCATCCATGGCTGGAACCACAACGCGGCGCAGAGCGACGGCAACGTCATCGCCTTCAAGGCCTTCCTGCGCCAGTTGCAGGCGCAGGAACAGGTGCTGGCGGTGGGCAAGCGGCGTGCGGTGGTCGGCGTCTACCTGGGGTGGCAGGCCAAGGCCTCGGATAACAGCCTGCTCGAACTGCTCTCGTATCGGGACAAGAAGGAGTTGGGGCTGACCACCGGCGTGGAGGGCGTGCGCGGCGTGCTGGCGCGCCTGGCCGAGTTGCGCCGTGCCGCGCCGGAGAGCCGCCTGGTGCTGATCGGGCATAGTTTCGGCGGCGGCGTGTTGTTCGCCGCGGTCAAGGACCGCATCGTCGCCACCGTCGGCGATCCGCAGGCGCGTCGGCAGACGGCGTATGGCGATCTGGTGATCCTGCTCAATCCAGCGATCGAGGCCGAACAGTTCGTCGCGCTGCACCAGGCTGTCGCGCAGACGACGTTCCGCGCGTGCGAGCCGCTGGCGATGGCCAGCTTCACCTCCGAGGCCGATACCGCGCTGTCCGGCGAATTCCCGCGCGGCATGCGTCTGTTCTACCCGCAGCGGCTGGCGGCGGCGAGCGCGGACCAGGCCGCACTGATCACCACCGCGTACGGTTTGTATCCGCCGTTCTCGCGCTATCGGCTACGCGTGCTGCCGGGAGCGACAGTGCAGACCGCGCTGACCCCGGCGGCATTCACCGCGGCGGCGCGGACCTGGGGCGGCTTCAGGGCCGGCACCGGCGCATTCGCACTGGGCGGGATCGAATTGGCGTCCAGCGCGGCGCAAGCGCCGCAACCGTGGGTGCCGCTGTTGAACGTGCGCGTGGACAAGGCGCTGATCCAGGAGCACAACGCGATCTGGGATCCCAAGTTCGCCTATTTCATCCGCGGCCTGGTCGGCATGGAATTCGCCAAGGGCGACGCTTGCCGATGA
- the ampR gene encoding LysR family transcriptional regulator AmpR, whose product MIRPQLPLNALRAFEAAARHQNLTRAAAELCVTQAALSHQIKQLEARLGVVLFQRLPRGVALTDEGQRLHPVLTEAFDRIAATLQRFSGGHYRETLSIGVVGTFAVGWLLPRLDAFHAAHADIELRVHTHNNRVDLAGEGLDLAIRFGDGDWQGQCATPILDAPFAPVCAPALARSLRMPADLGGVPLLRSYRLDEWAHWLQAAGAPEVVASGPICDSSLTLASAAAAGAGVALLPLRLFAQDLDAGRLLAPFPTRIDAGRYWLTRLRSRAESEAGRRLREWLLAERQHAAS is encoded by the coding sequence ATGATCCGCCCGCAGCTGCCGCTGAACGCCCTGCGTGCCTTCGAAGCCGCCGCGCGCCACCAGAACCTGACCCGCGCCGCCGCCGAGCTGTGCGTGACTCAGGCCGCGCTCAGCCACCAGATCAAGCAACTGGAAGCGCGCCTGGGCGTGGTGCTGTTCCAGCGCCTGCCGCGCGGCGTGGCCCTGACCGACGAAGGCCAGCGCCTGCACCCGGTACTGACCGAGGCCTTCGACCGCATCGCCGCCACCCTGCAGCGCTTCTCCGGCGGCCACTACCGCGAGACGCTGAGCATCGGCGTGGTCGGCACCTTCGCGGTGGGCTGGCTGCTGCCGCGGCTGGACGCCTTCCACGCCGCGCATGCGGACATCGAACTGCGCGTGCACACCCACAACAACCGGGTCGATCTGGCCGGCGAAGGCCTGGACCTGGCGATCCGCTTCGGCGACGGCGACTGGCAGGGGCAGTGCGCCACGCCGATCCTGGACGCGCCGTTCGCGCCGGTGTGCGCGCCGGCGCTGGCGCGATCGTTGCGCATGCCGGCCGACCTGGGCGGCGTGCCGCTGCTGCGCTCCTACCGGCTGGACGAATGGGCGCACTGGCTGCAGGCGGCCGGCGCGCCGGAAGTGGTCGCCAGCGGACCGATCTGCGATTCGTCGCTGACCCTGGCCAGCGCCGCGGCGGCGGGCGCCGGCGTGGCCTTGCTGCCGCTGCGCCTGTTCGCCCAGGACCTGGACGCCGGACGCCTGCTGGCGCCGTTCCCGACCCGCATCGACGCCGGCCGCTACTGGCTCACCCGGCTGCGCTCGCGCGCGGAAAGCGAGGCCGGCCGCCGCCTGCGCGAATGGCTGCTGGCCGAGCGACAGCACGCGGCGAGCTGA
- a CDS encoding alpha/beta hydrolase → MRNPLLFAVAAAALVLAHTPAQAEIWQPAPGHVQVPIWPGKVPNALPHPKPESVGPGEGHTWWARANDVSQPTMTVYAPTGRNTGAAVVVFPGGGYQVLAMDLEGTEICDWLTSRGITCVLLKYRVPNSGPTWVNGSRYYPKVQTALQDAQRTLGLVRLHAAEWGIDPHKVGVIGFSAGGHLVAAASTHFAKRTYAAVDAADAESCRPDFAIAAYPGHLWAHEDEDRAERDPTHLELRPDITVTADTPPTFLLQAEDDEVDGVTQSLAYYVALKQAGVPTEMHLYAQGGHAFGLRPSTLPIAQWPRLVETWLGTIGVLDAVATH, encoded by the coding sequence ATGCGTAATCCGCTTCTTTTTGCAGTCGCAGCCGCCGCACTTGTGCTCGCTCACACACCGGCGCAGGCGGAGATCTGGCAACCGGCGCCGGGCCATGTGCAGGTGCCGATCTGGCCTGGCAAGGTTCCCAATGCGTTGCCGCATCCGAAACCGGAATCGGTCGGTCCCGGCGAAGGGCACACGTGGTGGGCCAGGGCCAACGATGTCAGCCAGCCGACGATGACGGTGTATGCGCCCACGGGCCGCAACACCGGTGCGGCGGTGGTGGTGTTTCCCGGCGGCGGCTATCAGGTCCTGGCGATGGATCTGGAAGGCACGGAGATCTGCGATTGGCTGACATCGCGTGGCATCACCTGCGTGCTGCTGAAGTACCGCGTGCCGAATTCGGGGCCGACCTGGGTCAACGGCAGCCGCTACTACCCGAAAGTGCAGACCGCGCTGCAGGACGCGCAGCGCACGCTCGGCCTGGTGCGCCTGCATGCGGCGGAGTGGGGGATCGATCCGCACAAGGTCGGCGTGATCGGGTTTTCCGCGGGCGGGCACCTGGTCGCCGCGGCCAGCACGCATTTCGCAAAGCGCACGTATGCGGCGGTGGACGCCGCGGATGCGGAGAGTTGCCGCCCGGACTTCGCCATCGCCGCCTATCCCGGCCACCTGTGGGCGCACGAGGACGAGGATCGTGCCGAGCGCGATCCGACCCATCTGGAGCTGCGGCCGGACATCACCGTGACCGCCGACACGCCGCCGACCTTCCTGCTGCAGGCCGAGGACGACGAGGTGGATGGGGTGACGCAGTCGTTGGCCTACTACGTCGCGCTCAAGCAGGCCGGTGTGCCGACGGAAATGCATCTGTACGCGCAGGGCGGCCACGCGTTCGGACTGCGACCGAGCACGTTGCCGATCGCGCAATGGCCAAGGTTGGTGGAGACGTGGCTGGGGACCATCGGCGTGCTGGACGCGGTTGCGACGCACTGA
- a CDS encoding phospholipase C, phosphocholine-specific, giving the protein MTDLPRRRLLQAGVAGAAAALLPPSIARAAAIAPDVRSGTLQDLQHVVILMQENRAFDHYFGSFAGARGFGDRFPIPAPPLPGIAPRNVWLQPSEDGSRLLTPFPLHTARDFRSMRVQGTPHTWPNAQQAWDHGRMGRWAAAKHDHALAHFERDDLPFQFALAEAFTLCDAYHCAIQAGTNPNRVFLWTGQNDAQARAGGPVIANSHDNFPELGGYADDYNWPSYVEALQQAGVSWQIYQDMADNFTDNPLAGFAPFRAAWRGAPGHDPQLRERGVGTRTLAQLREDVLGAQLPAVSFIIADAAGSEHPDPSSPAQGAAYTARVLDALTADPKVWSRTALLLMFDENDGFFDHVPPPAPPSPDPAAAGGWAGASTVSTDGEYHLHPAPGDEKADLPELRGRPYGLGPRVPMYVISPWSRGGWIDSQVYDHTSVLRLLERRFGVAASGLTPWRRAVCGDLVDAFDFRQADTRPFFATLPDVSAAAARAAALHEHALPPLPDTVQAPQQPFGVRRSRALPYRPTVQLQHVDARGEVLLRMGNAGAAAVLHVYDRYDLAAIPRRYTLGAGATLDATWTTYDGRYDLWLLGPNGFHRHYRGDLGTPPLQAEIAQDAGDPHALCLLLRNPGNSTLRVELQPGAYAQAQPHDSVTLAPGTEQRRSWSAAPSGGWYDLWLIQNGARQRLAGRVETGKPGVTDPAMGGPARLYQDDPVEIGALG; this is encoded by the coding sequence ATGACCGATCTTCCCCGCCGCCGCCTGCTCCAGGCCGGCGTCGCCGGCGCCGCCGCCGCGCTGTTGCCGCCCAGTATCGCCCGCGCCGCCGCGATCGCCCCGGACGTGCGCAGCGGCACCCTGCAGGACCTGCAGCACGTGGTGATCCTGATGCAGGAGAACCGCGCCTTCGACCATTACTTCGGCAGCTTCGCCGGCGCGCGCGGCTTCGGCGACCGCTTCCCGATCCCGGCGCCGCCGTTGCCCGGCATCGCCCCGCGCAACGTGTGGCTGCAACCCAGCGAAGACGGCAGCCGGTTGCTGACGCCGTTCCCGCTGCACACCGCACGCGACTTCCGCAGCATGCGCGTGCAGGGCACCCCGCACACCTGGCCGAACGCGCAGCAGGCCTGGGACCATGGCCGCATGGGCCGCTGGGCCGCCGCCAAGCACGACCACGCGCTGGCGCACTTCGAACGCGACGACCTGCCGTTCCAGTTCGCGCTGGCCGAGGCCTTCACCCTGTGCGACGCCTACCACTGCGCGATCCAGGCCGGCACCAATCCCAACCGCGTGTTCCTGTGGACCGGACAGAACGATGCGCAGGCGCGCGCCGGCGGGCCGGTGATCGCCAACTCGCACGACAACTTTCCCGAACTGGGCGGGTACGCGGACGACTACAACTGGCCCAGCTACGTGGAAGCACTGCAGCAGGCCGGCGTGTCCTGGCAGATCTACCAGGACATGGCCGACAACTTCACCGACAACCCACTGGCCGGCTTCGCCCCGTTTCGCGCCGCCTGGCGCGGCGCGCCCGGGCACGATCCGCAACTGCGCGAACGCGGTGTCGGCACGCGCACGCTGGCGCAGCTGCGCGAGGACGTGCTCGGCGCGCAGCTGCCAGCGGTGAGCTTCATCATCGCCGACGCCGCCGGCAGCGAGCATCCCGATCCGTCCAGTCCGGCGCAGGGCGCGGCCTACACCGCGCGCGTGCTGGATGCGCTCACCGCCGACCCGAAGGTCTGGTCGCGCACCGCGCTGCTGCTGATGTTCGACGAGAACGACGGCTTCTTCGACCACGTGCCGCCGCCGGCGCCGCCCTCGCCCGATCCCGCAGCGGCCGGCGGCTGGGCCGGCGCGTCGACGGTGAGCACCGACGGCGAATACCACCTGCACCCTGCGCCGGGCGACGAAAAGGCCGATCTGCCCGAGCTGCGCGGCCGGCCCTACGGACTGGGCCCGCGGGTGCCGATGTACGTGATCTCGCCGTGGAGCCGCGGCGGCTGGATCGATTCGCAGGTCTACGACCACACCTCGGTGTTGCGCCTGCTGGAACGCCGCTTCGGCGTCGCCGCTAGCGGGCTGACGCCGTGGCGCCGCGCGGTCTGCGGCGACCTGGTCGATGCCTTCGATTTCCGCCAGGCCGATACGCGCCCGTTCTTCGCCACGCTGCCCGACGTCAGCGCCGCCGCCGCACGCGCGGCCGCCCTGCACGAACACGCGCTGCCACCGCTGCCGGACACCGTGCAGGCGCCGCAGCAGCCGTTCGGCGTGCGCCGCTCCCGCGCGTTGCCGTATCGGCCGACGGTGCAGTTGCAGCACGTGGACGCACGCGGCGAAGTGCTGTTGCGCATGGGCAATGCCGGCGCGGCCGCGGTGCTGCACGTCTACGACCGCTACGACCTGGCCGCGATTCCGCGGCGCTACACGCTGGGCGCCGGCGCCACGCTGGACGCCACCTGGACCACCTACGACGGCCGCTACGACCTGTGGCTGCTCGGCCCCAACGGCTTCCACCGCCATTACCGCGGCGACCTTGGCACGCCGCCGCTGCAGGCCGAGATCGCCCAGGACGCGGGCGATCCGCACGCCTTGTGCCTGCTGCTGCGCAACCCCGGCAACAGCACGCTGCGCGTGGAACTGCAGCCCGGCGCCTATGCGCAGGCGCAACCGCACGACAGCGTGACGCTGGCGCCCGGCACCGAACAGCGACGCAGTTGGAGTGCGGCGCCGAGCGGCGGCTGGTATGACCTGTGGTTGATCCAGAACGGCGCGCGCCAGCGTCTGGCCGGGCGCGTGGAAACCGGCAAGCCCGGCGTCACCGATCCGGCGATGGGCGGGCCGGCGCGGCTGTATCAGGACGACCCGGTCGAGATCGGCGCGCTCGGCTGA
- a CDS encoding TonB-dependent receptor, with the protein MNFPKSFRAPRRTTLALLLSAMVAHAQAASDASTPAADADAQVSTLDQVQVVGQATTYAKTSVSKEMLDRQFAMGSVNDVLNELPGVIVTEADAFGSSDWGTQISMRGFVSNRDTQQIGTTIDGLPNGGSAYGGGSKANRFIDTLDLETVEVSQGTADIASRSNEALGGTLNYLTGEPLDAQRVRMAVGIGDNDARKYYARYDTGLIGSSKAWISASHSSNTDWIDGSGHTTRDHLAGKFDSDLGAWKLSGYLSYNDADESEYSSVTPEQFARDPEHDLLTGTLTGIPYLDQNYRSGSRALRKNTFGYLRGAFDGGNGFKATLAGYAHRMQGRGDWIPPYLVDVTDDGSGKPESEYTGGRTVYGGSDLGKIYFVTPTGAAATMLAGCSGSATVPAESNPACYPAGSQAVQSYRHSHYDNDRAGFTADAEWRTDLGAIDNTVRSGVWLEKYRRSVTRDWHRLLDVGTNIAFDHVPYWVQFKDNYDTDERMYYVEDVMRYGNFAWRVGVKQFFVDQTRDRRIGDSEHVESDSHSDPLFSAGLTWTTPVKGLEAFAGYSQNFAAIPSGVLGETDPVALSRVKPETADNIELGLRMSRWPLTGSVTVYDIRFDNRIVYVPANFVSGIDYLGETDGVYENFGGVHARGVEAALGYGWDNGWRVNGAYTFNKATYLGSGDAARDTALEITPGSQVIGQPRNTLVASADWQGQAWAFGISGRYLGKRYLDASNSNSLDGVTTFDAHLGLSLSQLSAQLQGVKLDLNVSNLADKRYLEGVDGSDSAFIAAPRTVGLTLTLDL; encoded by the coding sequence ATGAATTTTCCGAAAAGTTTCCGTGCTCCGCGGCGCACGACACTTGCCCTGCTGCTGTCGGCGATGGTCGCCCACGCCCAGGCCGCCAGCGACGCCAGCACTCCCGCCGCCGACGCCGATGCGCAGGTCTCCACCCTGGACCAGGTGCAGGTCGTCGGCCAGGCCACCACCTACGCCAAGACCAGCGTCAGCAAGGAAATGCTGGACCGCCAGTTCGCGATGGGCAGCGTCAACGACGTGCTCAACGAACTGCCCGGGGTGATCGTGACCGAGGCCGATGCGTTCGGCTCCTCCGACTGGGGCACGCAGATCAGCATGCGCGGCTTCGTCAGCAACCGCGATACGCAGCAGATCGGCACCACCATCGACGGCCTGCCCAATGGCGGCTCGGCCTATGGCGGCGGCTCCAAGGCCAACCGCTTCATCGACACGCTCGACCTGGAGACGGTCGAAGTCAGCCAGGGTACGGCCGACATCGCATCGCGCTCCAACGAAGCGCTGGGCGGCACGCTCAACTACCTGACCGGCGAACCGCTCGACGCGCAGCGCGTGCGCATGGCGGTGGGCATCGGCGACAACGATGCGCGCAAGTACTACGCGCGCTACGACACCGGCCTGATCGGCAGCAGCAAGGCCTGGATCAGCGCCTCGCACAGCAGCAACACCGACTGGATCGACGGCAGCGGCCACACCACCCGCGACCACCTGGCCGGCAAGTTCGACAGCGACCTGGGCGCGTGGAAGCTCAGCGGCTACCTGTCCTACAACGACGCCGACGAATCCGAGTACAGCAGCGTCACCCCCGAACAGTTCGCGCGCGATCCTGAGCACGACCTGCTGACCGGTACCCTCACCGGCATTCCGTATCTGGACCAGAACTACCGCTCCGGCTCGCGCGCGCTGCGCAAGAACACCTTCGGCTACCTGCGCGGCGCGTTCGACGGCGGCAATGGCTTCAAGGCCACCCTCGCCGGCTACGCGCACCGCATGCAAGGCCGCGGCGACTGGATCCCGCCGTACCTGGTGGACGTGACCGACGACGGCAGCGGCAAGCCCGAATCCGAATACACAGGCGGACGCACCGTCTACGGCGGCAGCGACCTGGGCAAGATCTACTTCGTCACCCCCACCGGCGCGGCGGCGACGATGCTGGCCGGCTGCAGCGGCAGCGCGACGGTGCCGGCCGAGTCGAATCCGGCCTGCTACCCGGCCGGCTCGCAGGCGGTGCAGTCCTACCGTCACAGCCACTACGACAACGACCGCGCCGGCTTCACCGCCGATGCCGAATGGCGCACCGACCTGGGCGCGATCGACAACACCGTGCGCAGCGGCGTGTGGCTGGAAAAATACCGGCGCAGCGTCACCCGCGACTGGCACCGGTTGCTCGATGTCGGCACCAACATCGCCTTCGACCACGTGCCGTACTGGGTGCAGTTCAAGGACAACTACGACACCGACGAGCGCATGTACTACGTGGAAGACGTGATGCGCTACGGCAACTTCGCCTGGCGCGTGGGCGTCAAGCAGTTCTTCGTCGACCAGACCCGCGACCGCCGCATCGGCGACAGCGAACACGTCGAATCGGACTCGCATTCCGATCCGCTGTTCTCCGCCGGCCTGACCTGGACCACGCCGGTGAAGGGCCTGGAAGCCTTCGCCGGCTACTCGCAGAACTTCGCCGCGATTCCCTCCGGCGTGCTCGGCGAGACCGACCCGGTGGCGCTGAGCCGGGTCAAGCCGGAAACCGCCGACAACATCGAACTGGGCCTACGCATGAGCCGCTGGCCGCTGACCGGCAGCGTCACCGTGTACGACATCCGCTTCGACAACCGCATCGTCTACGTGCCGGCCAACTTCGTCAGCGGCATCGATTATCTCGGCGAGACCGACGGCGTCTATGAGAACTTCGGCGGCGTGCATGCGCGCGGCGTGGAAGCGGCGTTGGGCTACGGCTGGGACAACGGCTGGCGGGTCAACGGCGCCTACACCTTCAACAAGGCGACCTACCTGGGCAGCGGCGACGCCGCGCGCGACACGGCATTGGAGATCACCCCCGGCTCGCAGGTGATCGGCCAGCCACGCAACACCTTGGTGGCCTCGGCCGACTGGCAGGGCCAGGCCTGGGCGTTCGGCATCTCCGGGCGCTACCTCGGCAAGCGCTACCTGGATGCGTCCAATAGCAACAGCCTGGACGGCGTCACCACCTTCGACGCGCACCTGGGCCTGAGCCTGTCGCAGCTGTCGGCGCAGCTGCAGGGCGTGAAGCTGGACCTCAACGTCAGCAACCTCGCCGACAAGCGCTATCTGGAAGGCGTGGACGGCAGCGACAGCGCGTTCATCGCCGCACCGCGCACGGTCGGCCTGACCCTGACGCTGGATCTGTAA
- a CDS encoding cation:proton antiporter yields the protein MSHELIYLLLIFALLVIPRALQRFKLPAPLTCLLFGIVAMLAMGERAHDAVIALLATLGISSLFLFAGLEVDPKALRRGLWPLLLHLLVRGGTLVGVGWLAWRYAALPWQAAGLLALALLTPSTGFIIDSLGRLGLSEEERFWVTSKAIAGELLALAALFVILQAGDPWRMGLSSLALLAMLVGLPLLFVALGRWVAPQAPGSEFSLLVMVGLIAAYITYSLGVYYLVGAFIAGLVARLLRQRMPLLASDENLHAVRLFASFFVPFYFFNAGTKVPSGALSLQAMGLGLALTACVLPLRIGIVWLQRRLLFGEDARSSLRVSLALAPTLIFTLVLAAILRERFAIADALFGALLLYAALSTLLPSLLLRMPFDVDPVEAAPLPAAPAQGLLEAPAAEDPAAPPVDPPRPPLPQAAV from the coding sequence ATGAGCCACGAACTGATCTACCTGCTGCTGATCTTCGCCCTGCTGGTGATCCCGCGCGCGCTGCAGCGCTTCAAGCTGCCGGCGCCGCTGACCTGCCTGCTGTTCGGCATCGTCGCGATGCTGGCGATGGGCGAGCGCGCGCACGATGCGGTGATCGCGCTGCTGGCCACGCTCGGCATCTCCTCGCTGTTCCTGTTCGCCGGGCTGGAGGTGGACCCGAAGGCGCTGCGCCGCGGGCTGTGGCCGCTGCTGCTGCATCTGCTGGTGCGCGGCGGCACCTTGGTCGGGGTCGGCTGGCTGGCCTGGCGCTACGCCGCGCTGCCGTGGCAGGCGGCCGGATTGCTGGCGCTTGCCCTGCTGACCCCGTCCACCGGCTTCATCATCGATTCGCTGGGCCGGCTCGGGCTCAGCGAGGAGGAGCGCTTCTGGGTCACCAGCAAGGCCATCGCCGGCGAATTGCTGGCGCTGGCGGCGTTGTTCGTGATCCTGCAGGCCGGCGATCCCTGGCGGATGGGCCTGTCCAGCCTGGCCTTGCTGGCGATGCTGGTCGGCCTGCCGCTGCTGTTCGTGGCGCTGGGACGCTGGGTGGCGCCGCAGGCGCCCGGGTCGGAGTTCTCGCTGCTGGTGATGGTCGGGCTGATCGCCGCCTACATCACCTATTCGCTGGGGGTGTACTACCTGGTCGGCGCGTTCATCGCCGGGCTGGTCGCGCGCCTGCTGCGCCAGCGCATGCCGCTGCTGGCCTCCGACGAGAACCTGCACGCGGTGCGCCTGTTCGCCTCGTTCTTCGTGCCGTTCTACTTCTTCAATGCCGGCACCAAGGTGCCGAGCGGGGCGTTGAGCCTGCAGGCGATGGGACTGGGCCTGGCGCTGACCGCGTGCGTGCTGCCGTTGCGGATCGGTATCGTCTGGCTGCAGCGGCGGCTGCTGTTCGGCGAGGACGCGCGCAGCAGCCTGCGGGTGTCGCTGGCGCTGGCGCCGACCCTGATCTTCACCCTGGTGCTGGCCGCGATCCTGCGCGAGCGCTTCGCCATCGCCGATGCGCTGTTCGGCGCGCTGCTGCTGTATGCGGCGCTGAGCACGCTGCTGCCGTCGCTGCTGTTGCGCATGCCGTTCGACGTGGACCCGGTCGAGGCCGCGCCGCTGCCGGCGGCACCGGCCCAGGGCCTGCTCGAGGCGCCGGCTGCGGAAGATCCGGCGGCACCCCCAGTCGATCCGCCGCGGCCGCCGCTGCCGCAAGCGGCCGTTTGA
- a CDS encoding zinc ribbon domain-containing protein, with protein sequence MPIYAFQCAECGHSFDRLQKLSDPDPEACPSCGAPAIKRQLTAPSFRLSGSGWYETDFKKDGDKKRNLAESGSGSAGEAKPAAAAASTDSAAKPAAAPAATPAPAAKPAAT encoded by the coding sequence ATGCCGATCTATGCCTTCCAATGCGCCGAGTGCGGTCACAGCTTCGACCGCCTGCAGAAACTGTCCGATCCCGATCCCGAGGCCTGTCCGTCGTGCGGCGCGCCCGCGATCAAGCGCCAGCTGACCGCGCCGTCGTTCCGCCTGTCCGGCAGCGGCTGGTACGAGACCGACTTCAAGAAGGACGGCGACAAGAAGCGCAACCTGGCCGAATCCGGCAGCGGCAGCGCCGGCGAGGCCAAGCCAGCCGCCGCGGCCGCCTCCACCGACAGCGCGGCCAAGCCTGCCGCGGCACCTGCGGCCACGCCGGCACCGGCCGCCAAGCCCGCTGCCACCTGA